A genomic window from Lycium barbarum isolate Lr01 chromosome 4, ASM1917538v2, whole genome shotgun sequence includes:
- the LOC132636199 gene encoding uncharacterized protein LOC132636199, translating to MPKPGPRPYECVRKAWHSDRHQPIRGSLIQEIFRIVNEVHGSATKKNKEWQEKLPIVVFRAEEIMYSKANSEAEYMDLKTLWDRLNDAIDTIIKRDDSTDSESRDLLQPCIEAALHLGCSPKRSSRSQRNNSPRYYLTPESNSVPTGNSHDRNRGNPFPNSIFFSKDPKFISATLKNSNPCAPESNKMLPFSTLKFPPSVGIQTLPMQTARASPNSCTMYPLYHGCQFEPSVPKFGDAKSNTQLVDENKKIAPRNPLSCNLNASSETSRTDCEDVSENQTVIGCDLSLRLGSFMVPCTSIENALREDDKAGDTCKLNDLSPQFNRGLSFFLKENADKDQFESSSMSSNGQNLNVESVLAKRKLAEDQQIYWPVKFPFNKFRS from the exons ATGCCTAAACCTGGTCCAAGACCCTATGAATGTGTTAGGAAAGCTTGGCATAGTGATAGACACCAACCCATCAGAGGTTCCCTTATTCAAGAAATTTTCAG AATTGTGAATGAGGTTCATGGCTCAGCAACTAAGAAGAATAAGGAATGGCAAGAGAAGCTTCCTATAGTTGTCTTCAGAGCTGAGGAAATTATGTATTCCAAGGCTAATTCTGAG GCTGAGTATATGGATCTTAAAACTCTTTGGGATAGATTGAATGATGCCATTGACACTATCATTAAAAGAGATGACAGTACTGATTCAGAGTCTAGGGACCTCTTACAACCTTGCATTGAAG CTGCTTTGCATTTGGGTTGCTCACCAAAAAGATCATCAAGGAGCCAAAGGAACAATTCTCCAAGATATTACCTAACTCCAGAGTCTAACTCAGTACCTACTGGAAATTCGCATGACAGAAACAGAGGAAATCCTTTTCCTAACAGTATATTTTTCTCCAAAGATCCTAAATTTATATCAGCCACACTCAAAAATTCAAACCCTTGTGCCCCAGAGTCTAACAAAATGCTTCCTTTCTCAACTCTGAAGTTTCCTCCATCTGTTGGCATACAAACTTTGCCAATGCAGACTGCCCGTGCCTCGCCTAATTCTTGTACTATGTATCCTTTGTATCACGGTTGTCAATTTGAACCTTCCGTTCCCAAATTTGGTGATGCCAAATCAAATACTCAGCTTGTGGATGAGAACAAGAAGATTGCTCCAAGAAATCCTCTGTCGTGTAACTTAAACGCTTCGAGTGAAACTTCTCGGACAGATTGTGAAGATGTTTCTGAGAATCAAACTGTAATAGGGTGTGATTTATCGCTGCGTTTGGGTTCGTTTATGGTTCCGTGCACTAGCATTGAGAACGCTTTACGTGAGGATGATAAAGCTGGTGATACATGCAAGTTGAATGACCTATCTCCACAGTTCAATAGAGGTTTGTCATTCTTCTTGAAGGAAAATGCTGATAAAGACCAGTTTGAATCATCTTCAATGAGTTCCAACGGCCAAAATTTGAATGTGGAGTCAGTTTTGGCAAAGAGAAAGCTGGCTGAGGATCAGCAGATTTATTGGCCAGTGAAGTTCCCTTTTAACAAATTCAGGTCTTAG